Proteins encoded together in one Calditrichota bacterium window:
- the pilM gene encoding pilus assembly protein PilM, giving the protein MFGLKSNVRVGLDIGSHAIQLVVTEKHHDNSRLLGAWSRDLYSAHNERYDLDGPKKATIVPIVLDMFREAGLKPSRVAHLGSCLSGLNMATKEIRSLSMPDDEMASALNQEGRKHLPLDGSELIVDYQILGDDTREADKVRVLLAVTTKRTLDAHLDILRELDLKPGVVDLEPLSCVNSFIARQELPDEGVYCFLNIGARRTNLVILGRKDMYFSRDLPVAGWSFTEDIMNKLNCTFAEAEEIKKRQGLTAKDLKPMASGGADTLAASLSVADKSPIDKLYDEINRSIRYYVKETGQSGIMKFILFGGTASSQELCDYLSGRFSVPVEAYDPFSILEGNADVQNHPQFAAAVGLALRAQAIY; this is encoded by the coding sequence GTGTTTGGATTAAAATCAAATGTTCGCGTGGGCCTGGATATTGGTTCACACGCGATTCAACTCGTCGTAACTGAAAAGCATCACGACAACAGCCGTCTACTCGGCGCGTGGAGCCGCGATCTTTACAGCGCTCACAACGAGCGGTACGATTTGGATGGTCCCAAGAAGGCCACGATCGTGCCAATCGTTTTGGATATGTTCCGTGAAGCCGGCTTAAAACCCAGCCGTGTGGCGCATCTCGGATCGTGTCTTTCGGGCCTTAACATGGCAACCAAGGAGATTCGTTCCTTGTCCATGCCCGATGACGAAATGGCCAGTGCCCTGAATCAAGAAGGCCGCAAGCATCTTCCGCTCGACGGATCGGAGCTGATTGTGGACTATCAGATTCTGGGTGATGACACACGTGAGGCCGACAAGGTTCGTGTGCTATTGGCTGTGACGACCAAGCGTACGCTGGACGCTCATCTTGACATACTACGCGAGCTTGACCTCAAGCCCGGCGTTGTTGATCTTGAACCGTTGTCGTGCGTCAATTCGTTTATCGCGCGTCAAGAGCTTCCCGATGAGGGCGTCTATTGCTTCTTGAATATCGGAGCGCGCCGTACGAATCTGGTGATTCTCGGCCGCAAAGACATGTATTTCAGCCGTGATCTACCGGTGGCAGGGTGGAGCTTTACCGAAGATATCATGAACAAGCTGAATTGCACGTTTGCCGAAGCCGAAGAGATCAAGAAGCGTCAAGGGTTGACGGCAAAAGATTTGAAACCGATGGCTTCCGGCGGAGCAGACACGTTGGCCGCAAGTCTCTCGGTTGCCGACAAATCACCGATCGACAAGTTGTACGACGAAATCAACCGTTCGATCCGTTACTACGTCAAGGAAACGGGGCAGAGCGGTATCATGAAATTCATTCTGTTTGGCGGAACGGCCTCGTCGCAAGAGCTTTGCGACTATCTATCGGGTAGATTCAGCGTTCCGGTTGAAGCATACGATCCTTTCAGCATTCTGGAAGGCAACGCAGACGTGCAGAATCATCCTCAGTTTGCGGCCGCCGTCGGCCTGGCCCTGCGCGCGCAGGCGATTTACTAA
- a CDS encoding IS1 family transposase produces MNLDQFSCQNTSCPDFGKTGAGNINLYTRYGRKQVRLLICKTCGKTFSELKGTPFWDSRLDWDTIEKIYRSLLAGQGIRATARDFNLSKNTVKRYLRLANKDYSTVLNFLQDRGVISNGDSQLRELLSQFSSRRRSTVTASPRIATTN; encoded by the coding sequence ATGAACCTGGACCAATTCTCCTGTCAAAACACAAGCTGTCCTGACTTCGGCAAAACCGGCGCAGGCAACATCAATCTCTATACAAGGTATGGACGTAAGCAGGTGCGCCTGCTGATCTGTAAGACTTGTGGAAAAACATTCAGCGAGCTGAAGGGAACTCCGTTCTGGGATTCCCGTCTCGATTGGGACACGATAGAGAAGATCTATCGGAGTCTGCTGGCTGGACAAGGGATCCGCGCCACCGCGCGTGATTTCAATCTTTCCAAGAACACGGTCAAGCGCTACCTTCGTCTTGCGAACAAGGACTACTCGACGGTGCTGAATTTTCTTCAGGATCGAGGAGTGATCTCGAATGGAGATTCTCAGTTGCGTGAGTTGTTGAGTCAATTCAGCAGCCGCCGACGATCAACCGTCACTGCGTCTCCACGCATCGCTACGACCAACTGA
- the pilO gene encoding type 4a pilus biogenesis protein PilO, which translates to MRKAIIALILLVIAAGGFYYYLKFVYKPKPGIVRELDEEIRVENEKLIAAQIIANELQQVTRLIEGNLAQSQRDSLAEDASLPFMNQVTDILRDHDIDLKTIEPGRRRNYSTYLATPYNMEVYTSYKSLVNFLNDVEKSNRLVTVDKFELSSQVKQVQAMAKNGLTDKRPMMIELSTLTLIKQK; encoded by the coding sequence GTGAGAAAAGCAATTATCGCACTGATCCTCTTAGTCATCGCCGCCGGCGGCTTTTACTACTACCTAAAGTTTGTCTATAAGCCGAAGCCGGGTATCGTGCGCGAGTTGGACGAGGAAATCAGAGTAGAAAACGAAAAGTTGATTGCCGCGCAGATTATCGCCAACGAACTGCAGCAGGTCACGCGCCTGATTGAAGGCAACTTGGCTCAGTCGCAGCGAGATTCTTTGGCTGAAGATGCGTCGCTGCCGTTCATGAATCAGGTGACGGACATTCTGCGCGATCACGACATCGACTTGAAGACGATTGAACCGGGACGCCGCCGCAATTACAGTACGTATTTGGCGACTCCTTATAACATGGAAGTCTACACAAGCTACAAGTCTCTTGTGAACTTCTTGAACGACGTGGAAAAGAGCAACCGTTTGGTGACGGTAGACAAGTTCGAATTGTCCAGTCAGGTTAAGCAAGTGCAGGCAATGGCCAAGAACGGCTTAACCGACAAACGTCCGATGATGATAGAGCTGTCCACTTTGACTCTGATCAAACAGAAATAA
- a CDS encoding alcohol dehydrogenase catalytic domain-containing protein — translation MQAIQKSNTDPGLTYLSNAPVPQITTPHDVIVKVKAAGICGTDVHIYSAKPSLMSRMGPVLPLTIGHEFCGEIAELSHGVEGLEVGQYVSAEMHWTCGQCYNCRTGNGNWCNSHTVGGIDQPGAFADYVKLPASAVVPLPPDLPLEVAAYLDAIGNSVYTVRSADVVGKDVAVLGAGPLGILAVALCRLMGAKKIYVTDVSDYVLRVAKDEGADEIFNVSDPKQQAEFIKIATSDPMKSGLDVIFEMSGSPYAYADAFKTLRMGGEFVLLGLPSGELSVNFSSDVVLKGITIRSIFGRRIFNTWMDMLALLQGEFLNAAKRTVTHHFALADFERGFQTKLAGEGLKVVLYPGGLPKAS, via the coding sequence ATGCAGGCCATACAAAAAAGCAATACAGACCCCGGTCTTACTTATCTTAGTAATGCTCCCGTACCTCAGATAACAACACCGCACGACGTCATAGTTAAAGTTAAAGCCGCCGGAATTTGCGGCACTGATGTTCATATCTATTCGGCAAAGCCCTCCCTAATGAGTCGAATGGGACCGGTTCTACCCTTGACTATCGGCCACGAATTTTGTGGTGAAATCGCTGAACTAAGCCACGGTGTCGAAGGACTGGAAGTCGGACAGTACGTCTCAGCGGAAATGCACTGGACCTGCGGACAGTGCTACAATTGTAGAACGGGAAACGGTAACTGGTGCAACTCGCATACGGTTGGAGGAATTGACCAGCCCGGTGCGTTCGCGGACTATGTAAAGCTGCCCGCCAGTGCCGTGGTTCCCCTCCCGCCTGACCTTCCGCTTGAAGTTGCAGCCTATTTGGACGCGATCGGCAACTCCGTCTACACGGTGCGCAGTGCTGACGTAGTCGGCAAAGACGTCGCCGTTCTGGGTGCCGGTCCACTGGGAATTCTCGCCGTAGCATTGTGTCGTTTGATGGGGGCCAAAAAGATCTATGTCACGGACGTGTCGGATTATGTCTTGCGCGTTGCCAAAGACGAGGGCGCCGATGAGATCTTTAATGTAAGCGATCCGAAGCAGCAAGCGGAATTTATCAAGATTGCGACTTCTGATCCCATGAAAAGCGGATTGGACGTCATATTTGAAATGTCCGGATCTCCGTATGCCTACGCTGACGCATTCAAGACTCTGCGGATGGGCGGTGAATTCGTCTTGCTCGGCCTTCCTTCGGGCGAACTGTCCGTGAATTTCTCTTCCGACGTCGTTCTCAAGGGTATCACCATTCGCAGCATCTTCGGCCGCAGAATATTCAACACTTGGATGGACATGTTGGCTTTGCTGCAAGGCGAGTTCTTGAATGCCGCAAAACGTACCGTCACCCACCACTTCGCGCTTGCTGATTTTGAGCGCGGCTTCCAAACCAAACTCGCCGGAGAAGGACTGAAAGTAGTTCTTTACCCCGGTGGACTTCCAAAGGCATCGTAA
- a CDS encoding APC family permease translates to MSLVAFFAWVGLGADGISSANYGPEEAFLALHGVDFLAPILAVMIAATVWIISAAYMQVIEFFPTGGGGYLVASKLLHPKAGALAGSGLTIDYVLTIAVSVVAGVDAVFSTLPPTWGDFRIHASIAVVVLLVIMNLRGLKESIMILLPIFLVFVVTHVGLVSFGFVFHLSDLPNRAAESLSHGQDVLANEGWGYIIAALITAFSMGAGTLTGIEAIANGMLTLKEPRVQTGKRTMVYMAASLSFLATMLLLNYFLWKTPDVEDRTLNAVLFEQITENWYVAGMNLGDILVTVMLLSAALLLFVAAQTGFIGGPRVLANMAEDSWLPHRFGHLSERLVTQNGILLMGGAAIGFILYARGSITTLVSLYAINVFMDFTLAQAGMSRMWWSKRKEDQKWFSHFAVCFVGMLVSLLLLIMMIGIKFMKGGWLVILITILLLLLCFKIRNHYKQVEDKVRELDDILGTLSLGESTVKAEQLKPGEPTAVVLVQRFSGQGIHLLLSTQRLFGGRFKQFIFVSVGAIDTGRFKGVEELQALRDEVQKETEKYVTLARSYGLKAEARTSCELDYMAEIERLCLEVHEEYPNSVFFAARLLFWKDTFWTRFLHNETPMTLQRRLMFHGLQFVVLPVRLQ, encoded by the coding sequence TTGTCGCTCGTGGCGTTCTTCGCTTGGGTCGGGCTTGGAGCCGACGGTATTTCGTCCGCTAACTACGGTCCGGAAGAGGCCTTCCTTGCCCTGCATGGAGTAGATTTTCTTGCTCCGATCCTCGCCGTGATGATCGCGGCGACGGTGTGGATCATCTCCGCTGCGTATATGCAAGTGATCGAGTTTTTTCCCACTGGCGGCGGCGGTTACTTGGTTGCTTCCAAGCTGCTTCATCCGAAGGCCGGAGCGCTGGCGGGATCGGGGCTGACAATTGACTATGTTTTGACCATCGCCGTGTCCGTTGTGGCTGGCGTGGATGCCGTGTTCTCAACCTTGCCGCCGACTTGGGGTGATTTCAGAATTCATGCTTCGATTGCCGTAGTGGTTCTGCTGGTGATCATGAACCTTAGGGGGTTGAAGGAATCTATTATGATCCTCCTTCCGATCTTCTTGGTCTTTGTGGTTACTCACGTCGGGTTAGTTAGCTTTGGTTTTGTATTCCACTTATCTGACTTGCCAAATCGTGCAGCCGAGAGTCTGTCTCATGGACAGGATGTACTCGCCAACGAGGGTTGGGGATATATTATTGCTGCATTGATAACGGCCTTCTCGATGGGTGCGGGTACGCTTACGGGAATCGAGGCTATTGCCAATGGCATGTTGACGCTCAAAGAGCCGCGCGTACAGACCGGAAAACGCACGATGGTTTACATGGCGGCGTCGCTTTCGTTCTTGGCAACGATGCTGCTTCTAAACTACTTTCTCTGGAAGACTCCTGACGTCGAAGACCGGACTTTGAATGCCGTTCTCTTTGAGCAGATTACTGAGAACTGGTATGTTGCCGGTATGAACCTCGGTGACATTCTGGTCACTGTGATGCTTTTGTCCGCTGCTCTTTTGTTGTTCGTGGCTGCGCAGACCGGATTTATCGGCGGACCTCGCGTTCTCGCAAACATGGCGGAAGACTCGTGGCTTCCCCACCGCTTCGGCCACCTATCAGAGAGATTAGTAACTCAAAACGGCATTCTATTGATGGGCGGCGCCGCAATAGGATTCATCCTCTATGCGCGCGGTAGCATCACGACGCTCGTCTCGCTCTACGCGATCAACGTGTTCATGGACTTTACGCTTGCACAGGCCGGTATGTCCCGGATGTGGTGGAGCAAGCGAAAGGAAGATCAAAAGTGGTTCAGCCATTTTGCTGTGTGTTTTGTCGGCATGTTGGTCAGTTTGCTTTTGCTGATCATGATGATCGGCATCAAGTTCATGAAGGGCGGCTGGCTCGTTATTTTGATAACGATTCTCTTGTTACTCCTGTGCTTCAAGATTCGTAACCACTACAAACAAGTCGAAGACAAGGTCCGCGAGCTGGATGATATTCTCGGTACACTTTCGCTGGGTGAATCGACTGTCAAGGCCGAACAACTGAAGCCCGGCGAGCCAACGGCGGTCGTTTTGGTGCAGCGATTCAGCGGTCAAGGGATTCACCTTTTGCTTTCGACTCAGAGGCTCTTCGGCGGAAGGTTTAAGCAGTTCATTTTTGTTTCCGTCGGCGCGATTGACACGGGACGGTTCAAGGGTGTGGAAGAACTTCAGGCTTTGCGCGACGAAGTTCAGAAAGAAACTGAGAAGTACGTCACTTTGGCCCGCTCGTATGGACTGAAGGCAGAAGCGCGCACGAGCTGTGAGCTTGACTACATGGCCGAAATCGAAAGGTTGTGCCTCGAAGTTCACGAAGAATATCCAAACAGCGTTTTCTTTGCGGCGCGGCTGTTGTTCTGGAAAGACACATTCTGGACGCGCTTCCTTCATAATGAAACTCCGATGACTCTGCAGCGGCGCTTAATGTTCCACGGACTGCAGTTCGTCGTCCTCCCCGTCAGACTTCAATAG
- a CDS encoding prepilin-type N-terminal cleavage/methylation domain-containing protein — MRRRKNQKGFTLIEILIVVVIVAILAAISVPIYLEYVESARASDAKTAISSIWQAAQIYYQDRGEYPGTVEDLQDNRYVKLSESTLLQWNFSFTGNPPDEIVATSTDQMRGGAGKEVKYVVKEGKWLGYGLPEPDEGN, encoded by the coding sequence ATGCGCCGTCGGAAAAACCAAAAGGGTTTTACCCTTATCGAAATTTTGATCGTGGTGGTCATCGTGGCCATTCTCGCGGCGATTTCGGTGCCTATTTACCTTGAGTATGTGGAAAGTGCCCGTGCGAGCGACGCCAAGACTGCGATCAGCTCGATTTGGCAAGCTGCCCAGATTTACTATCAGGATCGTGGCGAATACCCCGGTACCGTGGAAGATCTGCAGGACAATCGTTATGTGAAGCTGTCGGAATCGACTCTGCTTCAATGGAATTTCTCGTTCACGGGTAACCCGCCCGATGAAATTGTGGCGACGTCGACAGACCAGATGCGCGGAGGCGCGGGCAAAGAAGTCAAGTACGTCGTCAAGGAAGGCAAGTGGCTCGGCTACGGTCTCCCGGAACCTGACGAAGGTAACTAA
- a CDS encoding SLBB domain-containing protein, whose translation MKETNKRRPRVQVAAWCWVGLLIFGVASLSAQETAGLGSESLRSDILKRLTNTPSVETTGLAVYEGVIDRDSYLLGPGDKLILQVWSPSYEEVPTLVTGEGRVAVPFAGPVEVAGLSLAEAENAIAREFESALRKGNVSVSLLEPRRFRVHVTGSVTLPGTYTLPATSRVADAIEKAGGFRSSFELIAGDTVLKTAASMRQIEMRDSRDGSTVHADMQGFYQGGNLEMNPYLRDGAVIFVPRKSDGVEVGVFGEVRIPGLYEYADGDNIRTLLDLAGGLTTLADAHRVTLESANGSTTDIDLSGDLSKQQVHAGDRLYVGGRPKSDTLGSVTISGQVSRPGGYSIVPGKTTVAELLQQAGGLLPDAAAQSARLIRMSDDRIEVERRRLSTNPMKMSQKDDPTMLADLEMSAEFARWKYGTVVLDLSAQEGEAGWSGEVVLQDGDKLDVPSQPLGVRVLGYVNNAGEVPWVEGASLSHYLKEAGGKNSAGWRGRTVILKARNGSQLRYTSRVSVDPGDVLFVPQRPRTTSWERIKDVISVVAQVATIALIIDTASKR comes from the coding sequence GTGAAGGAAACGAATAAGCGCAGGCCGCGCGTGCAGGTCGCGGCGTGGTGCTGGGTTGGTTTGTTGATCTTTGGAGTTGCGTCACTATCGGCACAAGAGACGGCGGGACTTGGCAGCGAGTCATTGCGATCCGACATTCTGAAACGTCTGACCAATACTCCGTCTGTCGAGACGACTGGTCTTGCCGTTTATGAAGGAGTGATAGACCGCGACTCATATTTACTCGGTCCGGGCGACAAACTGATTCTTCAAGTTTGGAGCCCATCGTACGAAGAGGTCCCGACGCTTGTCACCGGTGAAGGTCGAGTTGCCGTGCCGTTTGCGGGCCCCGTCGAGGTTGCGGGTCTGTCCCTCGCCGAAGCGGAGAATGCAATCGCACGCGAGTTCGAAAGTGCTTTGCGAAAAGGCAACGTTTCCGTGTCTTTGCTCGAGCCTCGCCGCTTCAGGGTCCACGTGACCGGAAGCGTGACATTGCCGGGTACCTATACTTTGCCGGCAACGTCCCGGGTTGCGGATGCAATCGAAAAAGCCGGAGGTTTCAGAAGTTCGTTCGAGTTGATAGCGGGCGATACGGTTCTGAAGACGGCTGCGTCGATGAGACAGATTGAAATGCGGGACAGCCGCGACGGCAGCACGGTTCATGCGGATATGCAAGGGTTTTATCAAGGCGGAAATCTTGAAATGAATCCTTATCTGCGGGATGGAGCCGTAATCTTTGTGCCGCGCAAGAGCGACGGCGTTGAAGTGGGTGTGTTTGGCGAAGTGCGCATTCCCGGCCTATACGAGTATGCGGACGGCGACAACATTCGAACTTTGCTCGACCTTGCGGGCGGATTGACGACCCTGGCCGATGCCCATCGTGTCACGTTGGAATCGGCGAACGGATCGACGACGGATATTGATCTTTCTGGTGATCTTTCGAAACAGCAGGTCCATGCCGGCGACAGATTGTATGTCGGCGGAAGGCCGAAAAGCGATACACTCGGCTCGGTGACCATAAGCGGTCAAGTAAGTCGTCCGGGTGGATATTCAATCGTCCCCGGCAAGACTACGGTTGCAGAATTGCTGCAGCAAGCGGGAGGTCTTCTCCCGGATGCGGCTGCGCAGTCGGCGCGCCTGATTCGCATGTCGGATGACCGGATTGAAGTCGAGCGGCGCCGCTTATCGACCAATCCGATGAAGATGTCTCAGAAGGACGATCCGACGATGCTTGCCGACCTTGAAATGTCGGCGGAATTCGCGCGTTGGAAGTACGGTACGGTTGTGCTCGATTTGTCCGCTCAAGAAGGCGAAGCCGGTTGGTCGGGCGAAGTAGTATTGCAGGACGGTGACAAACTTGACGTACCGTCTCAGCCTTTAGGGGTTCGAGTTTTGGGGTATGTCAACAATGCGGGCGAAGTTCCGTGGGTTGAAGGTGCAAGCCTGAGTCACTATTTGAAAGAAGCGGGTGGAAAGAACTCGGCGGGCTGGAGAGGCCGCACTGTGATTCTTAAGGCTCGCAATGGTTCGCAGCTTCGTTATACCAGCCGTGTATCGGTGGATCCGGGCGACGTGCTATTCGTGCCACAGAGGCCGCGTACGACGAGCTGGGAACGTATTAAGGATGTTATTTCAGTCGTTGCCCAAGTTGCAACGATTGCACTGATCATCGACACCGCAAGCAAAAGATAA
- a CDS encoding type IV pilus twitching motility protein PilT has translation MNIFELLRFAVDQGASDLHLSSESIPMIRVHGRMRKLNLPKMAHATLENIVQQVLTREQLERFLEMKEIDFSAKLEDIARFRVNVFQQINGYGAVFRTIPSEIRTFEELGLPEVMRDLADRDRGLVLLTGPTGSGKTTTLATMVDWINEYKELHIITIEDPVEFFHDSKNCMMNQRELGANTHSFANALRAALREDPDVILVGEMRDLETISLALTAAETGHLVFATLHTSSAAKTIDRIIDIFPAAQKTQVRSMLAESLEAVVAQKLLPKKDGTGRVVAAEIMVATTAVRNLIREDKIYQIPSVIQSGGKSGMQSLDQDLMRLMHKGLISRETAAHVAENSKLFEVNLSE, from the coding sequence ATCAACATCTTTGAACTGCTTCGGTTTGCCGTGGATCAGGGTGCATCGGACTTGCACCTTTCCAGCGAGTCCATTCCGATGATCAGAGTGCACGGGCGTATGCGCAAGTTGAACTTGCCGAAGATGGCTCATGCGACTCTTGAAAATATCGTGCAGCAGGTATTGACGCGCGAGCAGTTGGAGCGATTCCTTGAAATGAAGGAAATCGACTTTTCTGCGAAGCTCGAGGATATCGCACGTTTTCGTGTCAACGTTTTTCAGCAGATTAACGGATATGGCGCGGTGTTCCGTACCATTCCGTCGGAAATCCGAACGTTTGAAGAGTTAGGATTGCCGGAAGTGATGCGCGATCTTGCCGACCGGGATCGCGGTTTGGTGCTCTTGACCGGTCCCACGGGTTCCGGTAAGACCACTACGCTCGCGACGATGGTTGACTGGATCAACGAGTATAAAGAACTTCATATCATCACGATCGAAGACCCGGTCGAGTTCTTCCACGATTCGAAGAACTGCATGATGAACCAGCGCGAGCTGGGCGCGAACACGCACAGCTTCGCGAACGCCTTGCGCGCCGCACTTCGTGAAGACCCGGACGTGATTCTGGTCGGCGAAATGCGCGACTTGGAAACGATTTCGCTGGCTTTGACGGCAGCGGAAACGGGTCACTTGGTTTTTGCGACTTTGCACACGTCCAGCGCAGCCAAGACGATTGACCGTATTATTGATATTTTCCCGGCGGCCCAGAAGACGCAGGTTCGTTCGATGCTTGCGGAATCGCTTGAGGCCGTTGTGGCACAAAAACTGCTTCCCAAGAAAGATGGTACGGGTCGTGTCGTGGCAGCCGAAATCATGGTGGCGACGACTGCGGTCCGAAATTTGATCAGAGAAGACAAGATTTACCAAATCCCCTCTGTAATCCAGTCGGGCGGAAAATCGGGTATGCAAAGCCTCGATCAGGACTTGATGCGCCTCATGCACAAGGGTCTGATCAGCCGCGAAACGGCGGCTCACGTGGCCGAGAATTCCAAGTTGTTCGAGGTTAATCTCTCGGAGTAA
- the kbl gene encoding glycine C-acetyltransferase — protein sequence MHNGFKEFLTSELEGIRESGLFKNERIIDSPQGAEIKVRNRDVLNFCANNYLGLGDHPALIEAAKSALDDRGYGLSSVRFICGTQDIHKKLENRLAKFVGMDDAILYSSCFDANGGLFETLMKEDDVIITDALNHASIIDGMRLSKAKRLIYKNCDMQELEERLKEAEGARFKLIGTDGVFSMDGSIAPLPQICGLAEKYNALVMVDDSHSTGFMGKHGRGTHEYHNVMNRVDIVTSTLGKALGGASGGFTAARQEIVDILRQRSRPYLFSNTVPPPIISGAMKAIDMLTETTALRDKLHSNTQYFRKAMTDAGFDIKPGDHPIVPIMLYDAHKAQEMAAAMLDEGIYVIGFFFPVVPKGQARIRVQISAAHDGDHLDTAIEAFKKVGKSLGVIK from the coding sequence ATGCATAACGGTTTCAAGGAATTTCTCACCTCCGAACTCGAAGGAATTCGAGAATCGGGATTATTCAAGAACGAAAGAATCATCGACTCGCCGCAGGGCGCGGAGATCAAAGTCCGCAACCGCGATGTGCTCAACTTTTGCGCGAACAACTATCTTGGTCTGGGTGATCATCCTGCGTTGATAGAAGCGGCGAAATCGGCCCTCGACGACCGGGGATACGGTCTTTCCAGCGTGCGCTTCATCTGCGGCACGCAGGACATTCATAAGAAGCTCGAAAACCGCTTGGCCAAATTCGTCGGCATGGACGATGCGATCCTCTATTCATCCTGCTTTGACGCCAACGGCGGCCTGTTTGAGACGTTGATGAAAGAAGACGACGTAATCATCACCGACGCGCTAAATCACGCGTCGATCATCGACGGAATGAGACTGTCCAAAGCCAAAAGACTTATCTACAAGAACTGCGACATGCAGGAACTTGAGGAGCGGCTGAAAGAAGCTGAAGGTGCGCGTTTCAAACTAATTGGCACCGACGGCGTATTCTCAATGGATGGCTCGATTGCTCCACTGCCGCAGATTTGTGGCTTAGCAGAGAAGTACAACGCGCTGGTGATGGTGGACGATTCGCATTCCACGGGATTCATGGGCAAGCATGGCCGAGGGACACATGAATATCACAACGTCATGAATCGCGTGGATATCGTGACGTCAACTCTCGGCAAGGCGTTGGGCGGCGCGTCGGGAGGTTTCACTGCCGCGCGTCAGGAAATCGTCGACATATTGCGTCAGCGCTCACGTCCCTATCTGTTCAGCAACACTGTGCCGCCGCCGATTATCTCCGGCGCAATGAAGGCCATTGACATGTTGACCGAAACCACGGCGCTGCGGGACAAACTGCATTCGAACACTCAGTATTTCCGCAAAGCTATGACGGATGCCGGATTCGACATTAAACCCGGCGACCATCCGATCGTTCCAATCATGCTCTACGATGCCCACAAGGCACAAGAGATGGCTGCCGCGATGCTTGACGAAGGCATCTACGTAATCGGCTTCTTCTTCCCGGTCGTCCCGAAAGGTCAAGCGCGAATTCGCGTGCAAATTTCCGCCGCACATGACGGCGATCATTTGGATACTGCGATTGAAGCGTTCAAGAAAGTCGGCAAGTCACTTGGTGTGATCAAGTAG